Proteins from a genomic interval of Desulfofustis limnaeus:
- a CDS encoding DegQ family serine endoprotease, which translates to MKKTITLPSKTALLCAVLLLLAAVATARAANQEDIEILDRSAKAIAEVVKEVKPAVVHISVESTVQPPAEIQEFFNNPFFERFFGPQFRFQQPDRPQQRRQYGAGSGFIISEDGHILTNNHVIDKAEKMTVTLADNSKVEAKLIGSDPQSDVALIKIDVDRDLPTLPLGDSDALEVGEWVIAIGNPFGLNQTVTVGVVSAKGRSRVGINEYENFIQTDAAINPGNSGGPLLNIHGEVIGINSALYSRTGGYMGIGFAIPINMVKSIEDQLQKHGKVTRGWLGVVIQDVTEELAPSFGLKKAQGILVSEAQPDSPAAKAGLQQGDVILKLNDAELKDVADLRNRIALTIPGTTVTLQVLRDGKPSDIQVEVGEQPSDFGIAQDGGASGALGSFGLALQELTPDLAKQLGHEGRQGVLVSEVEPGSVAEQAGLRAGHLIEEINQVKITSIRELQQVIDKSPQSNRILLRVRFGNFSQYVVLSTE; encoded by the coding sequence ATGAAAAAAACCATCACCCTCCCCAGCAAAACTGCGCTTCTCTGCGCCGTGCTGTTATTGCTAGCAGCCGTCGCGACAGCGCGTGCAGCCAACCAGGAAGACATCGAAATCCTCGATCGTTCCGCCAAGGCGATCGCCGAAGTGGTGAAAGAGGTCAAGCCGGCAGTCGTGCATATCAGTGTGGAATCCACGGTACAGCCGCCCGCCGAGATCCAGGAATTTTTCAACAATCCCTTTTTTGAACGGTTTTTCGGGCCCCAATTCCGTTTTCAGCAACCGGATCGACCACAGCAGCGAAGGCAATACGGGGCCGGATCAGGTTTTATCATCAGCGAGGACGGCCATATCCTGACCAATAATCACGTCATCGATAAAGCGGAGAAAATGACCGTCACCCTGGCCGACAACAGCAAGGTCGAGGCCAAGCTCATCGGGTCCGACCCGCAATCCGACGTGGCGCTGATCAAGATTGACGTGGACCGCGATCTACCGACCCTGCCGCTCGGGGACTCCGACGCCCTGGAAGTCGGCGAATGGGTCATCGCCATCGGCAACCCCTTCGGACTCAACCAGACCGTTACCGTCGGGGTAGTCAGCGCCAAGGGGCGCAGCCGGGTCGGCATCAACGAATACGAAAACTTCATTCAGACCGATGCGGCCATCAATCCCGGCAATTCCGGCGGCCCGCTGCTCAACATTCACGGCGAGGTGATCGGTATCAACTCCGCCCTCTACAGCCGGACCGGCGGCTATATGGGTATCGGCTTTGCCATTCCGATCAACATGGTGAAATCCATTGAAGACCAACTTCAGAAGCACGGCAAAGTGACCCGGGGCTGGCTGGGAGTGGTCATTCAGGATGTCACCGAAGAGTTGGCCCCATCCTTCGGTCTCAAGAAAGCCCAGGGGATTCTGGTCAGCGAGGCACAACCTGACTCCCCGGCAGCCAAGGCCGGCTTACAGCAAGGCGACGTGATTCTCAAACTGAACGACGCGGAACTCAAGGACGTTGCCGACCTGCGTAACCGCATCGCCCTGACCATCCCGGGCACCACGGTCACCCTGCAGGTCCTCAGGGACGGTAAACCCAGCGATATTCAGGTGGAGGTCGGCGAACAGCCGAGCGACTTCGGCATCGCTCAGGACGGCGGCGCCAGCGGAGCCCTGGGCTCGTTCGGCCTGGCCCTGCAGGAGCTGACTCCGGATCTGGCCAAGCAGCTTGGCCATGAAGGGCGGCAGGGAGTGCTGGTCAGCGAGGTTGAACCGGGCAGTGTCGCGGAACAGGCCGGCTTGCGGGCCGGGCACCTGATCGAGGAGATCAATCAGGTGAAGATTACCAGCATCCGGGAACTGCAGCAGGTCATCGACAAATCGCCGCAGAGCAACCGCATCCTGCTCCGCGTCCGCTTTGGCAACTTCAGTCAATACGTGGTACTGTCAACCGAATAG
- a CDS encoding class II 3-deoxy-7-phosphoheptulonate synthase: protein MESAENWSKSSWKAFPALQQPNWPNQAAVDKVLAELSILPPLVFAGEIRSLKALLAKAVNGDAFLLQGGDCAEDFSQVTAPKIRETLKVLLQMAVTLTYAGGVPVIKVGRIAGQFAKPRSSDTEQVGELVLPSYRGDMVNSPEPTMDARLANPKRMLKGYNMSAATLNLLRAFTRGGFAALHRVQAWNQEFVAQSPMGRSYERMAKQIDQAIRFMETIGISMDTPQITQAQFFTSHEALLLGYEEALTRVDSTTGGWYDCSAHLLWIGERTRQVDGAHVEFLRGVLNPIGVKIGPGYEIDDIKRLIDKLSPDNEPGRLTFITRFGLKNIEQRLPPLLREMKREGRNIVWSCDPMHGNTYTSSSGHKTRKFNDILSEITSFFEAHWAEGTIPGGVHFELTGDNVTECIGGARDIVDGDLDRNYLTTCDPRLNAEQSLEVAFQIAEMIRK from the coding sequence ATGGAATCTGCAGAAAATTGGTCGAAATCGAGTTGGAAGGCCTTTCCGGCGTTACAACAGCCGAACTGGCCGAACCAGGCCGCCGTGGACAAGGTTCTGGCGGAATTGAGCATCTTGCCGCCGCTGGTCTTCGCCGGCGAAATCCGGTCGCTGAAGGCCCTGCTGGCCAAAGCGGTAAACGGCGATGCCTTTCTGCTGCAGGGGGGCGACTGCGCTGAAGACTTCTCCCAGGTCACCGCCCCGAAAATCCGCGAGACCCTCAAGGTGTTGCTGCAGATGGCCGTCACCCTGACCTATGCCGGCGGAGTTCCGGTGATCAAGGTGGGCAGGATCGCCGGTCAATTCGCCAAGCCCCGTTCTTCCGATACGGAGCAGGTGGGAGAGTTGGTGCTGCCGTCATATCGCGGCGATATGGTCAACAGCCCGGAGCCGACCATGGACGCCCGCCTGGCCAACCCGAAACGGATGCTCAAGGGCTACAACATGTCCGCGGCGACATTGAACCTGCTGCGCGCCTTTACCCGGGGCGGCTTTGCCGCCTTGCACCGGGTCCAGGCCTGGAACCAGGAGTTTGTGGCGCAATCCCCCATGGGCCGTTCCTACGAGCGGATGGCGAAACAGATCGACCAGGCCATCCGCTTCATGGAGACCATCGGCATATCGATGGACACCCCACAGATCACCCAGGCCCAGTTTTTCACCTCCCACGAGGCCCTGCTGCTCGGCTATGAAGAGGCCCTGACCCGGGTCGACTCGACCACCGGCGGCTGGTACGATTGTTCCGCGCATCTGCTCTGGATCGGCGAGCGGACCAGACAGGTGGATGGGGCCCATGTGGAGTTTCTGCGCGGTGTGCTCAATCCGATCGGCGTCAAGATCGGGCCGGGCTACGAGATCGACGACATCAAGCGTCTGATCGACAAGCTCAGCCCCGACAACGAACCGGGCCGCCTGACCTTCATCACCCGGTTCGGTCTGAAAAACATCGAACAGCGCCTGCCGCCGCTGCTGCGGGAGATGAAGCGCGAAGGCCGCAATATCGTGTGGAGTTGCGACCCGATGCACGGCAACACTTACACCTCGAGCAGCGGCCACAAGACCAGGAAGTTCAACGACATACTTTCTGAAATCACCAGTTTTTTCGAGGCCCACTGGGCGGAGGGGACGATCCCCGGCGGGGTGCATTTCGAGCTGACCGGCGACAATGTCACCGAATGCATCGGCGGCGCCCGCGATATTGTTGACGGTGATCTCGATCGCAACTATCTCACCACCTGCGATCCCCGCCTCAATGCCGAGCAAAGCCTGGAAGTCGCCTTCCAGATCGCCGAAATGATCAGAAAATAA
- a CDS encoding type I restriction enzyme HsdR N-terminal domain-containing protein, protein MPEHHSHHLVYGTLHDYLTGEELVDTDDERIRQRLSRMMVEMLGYRREELEPRLSIETLFTRHFVRSVIDLTVRLDDKQFMIIRYGPGSLVSRERAALAAARVLNGSYQIPLAVVTNGTDAVLLETATGKTVGEGMTSIPTRSAAAAMLPTLLFLPLQDEEKRLREKRILNAFDLERCCIGL, encoded by the coding sequence ATGCCGGAACATCATTCCCACCACCTGGTATACGGTACACTGCATGATTATCTGACCGGCGAAGAACTGGTGGATACCGACGACGAACGTATCCGGCAGCGACTCAGCCGCATGATGGTCGAGATGCTCGGCTATCGCAGGGAAGAACTCGAACCGCGTCTGAGCATCGAGACCCTGTTCACCCGACATTTCGTCAGATCGGTAATCGACCTGACGGTCAGACTCGACGACAAACAGTTCATGATAATCCGCTATGGGCCGGGTTCGCTGGTCAGCAGAGAACGAGCCGCCCTGGCGGCTGCTCGGGTGCTCAACGGCTCCTACCAGATCCCGCTTGCCGTGGTGACCAACGGCACGGACGCGGTCCTCCTGGAAACAGCCACCGGCAAAACGGTCGGCGAAGGAATGACCTCCATTCCCACCCGTTCGGCAGCAGCGGCGATGCTGCCGACCTTGCTGTTTCTTCCCCTGCAGGATGAGGAAAAACGGCTCAGGGAAAAACGCATCCTCAACGCCTTCGATCTCGAACGTTGTTGTATCGGATTGTAG
- the prmA gene encoding 50S ribosomal protein L11 methyltransferase: MESVKITIAGDARLMEPLSDFLIGVMGAAVEMVVDDTGSVTAMHGFIEQDAGDERSRVRALEPITRYAAELAGLFGVPVPQVESEPVADQDWATSWQAYFKPFSLIPGLVIVPSWESYQRRDHEQVIVMDPGMAFGTGHHATTRLCLRLLEAAVRKTADSSVLDVGTGTGILAMAAALFGAGSVIGVDNDEVAVGIATTNVRNNDLADRVVVTSTPLPELGGPFQVVVANIVHDTLAELADELTRLTAPGGELIISGLICGEQVMSLVRRFASLSMCLEEQAQEGEWCALRLKKQSDGRDG, translated from the coding sequence ATGGAGAGTGTCAAGATTACCATAGCGGGCGATGCACGGTTGATGGAACCCCTCAGTGATTTCCTGATCGGGGTGATGGGGGCGGCCGTTGAAATGGTGGTGGACGATACTGGCTCGGTTACGGCCATGCACGGCTTTATCGAGCAAGATGCCGGTGATGAACGGTCTCGCGTTCGGGCGCTTGAACCGATTACTCGCTACGCCGCCGAGTTGGCCGGCCTGTTTGGCGTCCCGGTACCGCAGGTGGAAAGCGAACCGGTGGCCGACCAGGATTGGGCGACCAGCTGGCAGGCCTATTTCAAACCCTTTTCCCTTATTCCCGGTCTGGTGATCGTCCCCAGTTGGGAGTCGTATCAGCGCCGGGACCATGAGCAGGTGATCGTCATGGACCCGGGCATGGCCTTCGGCACCGGCCACCACGCGACCACCCGGCTCTGTCTGCGGCTGCTGGAAGCGGCCGTGCGCAAGACGGCGGACAGTTCGGTTTTGGACGTGGGGACGGGGACGGGGATACTGGCCATGGCTGCAGCGCTGTTCGGTGCCGGTTCGGTGATCGGCGTGGACAATGACGAGGTGGCGGTTGGTATCGCCACGACCAATGTGCGGAATAACGATCTGGCCGATCGCGTGGTCGTGACCTCGACCCCACTGCCGGAGCTCGGCGGACCCTTTCAGGTGGTGGTAGCCAATATCGTCCACGACACGTTGGCGGAGCTGGCCGACGAACTGACCCGACTCACCGCGCCCGGCGGAGAGCTCATCATCTCCGGCCTGATCTGTGGGGAGCAGGTGATGTCGCTGGTGCGACGTTTTGCCTCGTTGTCAATGTGCCTGGAAGAGCAGGCGCAGGAAGGCGAGTGGTGTGCACTGCGCTTGAAGAAGCAGAGTGACGGCAGGGATGGTTAA
- a CDS encoding PilZ domain-containing protein — MTNGTKQNTVAEEQRLHERFSMQLPVRVAVIGSSGTGSFSELITANISSGGAFIITDTPVPIASRLAMEFLISFVDLKKLRFILSFDSLRRCAGRPAWVKATGVVIRHQETGMAVIFDDDYQLSPMKISD; from the coding sequence ACAGAACACGGTGGCGGAAGAACAGCGGCTGCACGAGCGCTTCTCGATGCAGCTCCCGGTTCGCGTGGCGGTCATCGGCTCGTCGGGAACCGGTTCGTTCAGCGAGTTGATCACCGCCAATATCAGCTCCGGCGGCGCCTTCATCATCACCGATACCCCGGTGCCGATCGCCAGCCGGCTGGCCATGGAATTCCTCATCTCGTTCGTCGACCTGAAAAAGCTGCGCTTCATCCTCTCCTTCGACAGCCTGCGCCGGTGCGCCGGTAGACCGGCTTGGGTAAAGGCAACCGGGGTGGTGATCCGCCACCAGGAAACCGGGATGGCGGTCATCTTCGATGACGATTACCAATTGTCGCCCATGAAGATCTCGGATTAA